DNA from Branchiostoma lanceolatum isolate klBraLanc5 chromosome 9, klBraLanc5.hap2, whole genome shotgun sequence:
TCTATCTAAGGGACCTCAAGtgcaatgaaatgtattttttaatgcATATCTAGGCTCAGCGCGACTGCATTGATATCACATTTGGTAAAGTAGATGTATCCTCCTTATCACGCTTAATGCAGTATTCGTAAGTAGGATGCTTATGAGCATAGATTGGATGAATTAGGGAGGGGGTGGGTATGTAGATGAGAAAGGTCTATCAGGATCTGTGGTCTAACCATACATATCGATCAAGCCCCAAACTGAGAGACGAATTATACCATCGCAATAGCCGCCTACAAGCATTTGTCATTCTAGCGGAGCAGTCCAGTAATTGTACGAGACGCGATAAGCTGTGGTGGACGGCAATACCGAATAAGTGATTTGCTTTGTCGATATCGGTagcgaagggggggggggcgaatttGCCAATTTCCAGAATCCTGTATCTCCGTTACACGAGACTGTTTTTATGCTTGTTACGGCCTAATCTCCCGCTACAGAGGTCCTCTTATGTCATTATGCTCCAGGGGGATTTAAAGCTATTGGAAGACTAACAGAACTGGTCTCGGAAGATCAGAAAGCCGATTGTTTTGGTCGATTATGCGAGCAACtcatctgtactcatttcccttgtTGTAGGTCCAGCCTGCAGCCCATCGGTGCTGAGGCAGGTTTCGCATATCGCCGTGCAGAAGGAGAGgaaaaaaacacccactgctCCAAATTTGACCCGTGAACTGTCTGCTTCCACCAAAATCGGACCCACGACCGTTGGGGATAACGCCGAACTCTCGCAGAATGCGGAATCGCCGTGGTGGAAAAGCTGAACATATAACCAGACACCTAACAGAGACCAGAAGAAAGGAGATTCTCTCCTCCTACTGGAACAAATGATGAAGATGCAAGCGAAAATTCCTTCCTGAACAACCGACTGCCAATACATGATATCTTAAAACTGCCACTAATCAACTGCTTAACGAGTCCAGGGCAGCAGGGACAGTCGATATCCGCTGAAGAACTGACGATTTGCATTTCCGTCAACTACAGACGATGTAGGATTAACCATTGATAGCAAGTCTCCGGCCCACACCCCGACGGATTCATCACAAAATTCGGGACATTTGTCGTGCTGCGAATTTCTGACGTCTTTGCCACACACAATCTCTTCGACTGGCAGCACTGGAAGCTTCAGTTTTCTGCAAGGTATGTCACCGAGTGTTTGCATCCCAAATATCGACTGACCCAAACACTGGTAGCGAATGGCCAGGCATCATAACGACGACTCCAGAGGGCCAGATGGGTCAAGACCCATCTACAATTAAGAACAATTGCAACCTAGAGACTCATACCAACCGTCTACCACTCGTCTAAAGGGCCAGGTACGTTTAAAGATTACTAGCCAGCTTTTGTAATCAGTCGGAAGACTGATGCGCATTGAATACTCCGTAAGCATCGTTATCTTGTGATAAGGTTCAGTTGGTAACAGAAGCGCCATACCTACGTGAATGTACAAAGTGCTATTGACACGCCGAATGCATAAAGCTCGATAGCGAGATATCTTTCTGTATGGGGAAGTAGCTAGTCTATACATCACGGCGCAATGACTTTTAGGCTATGTTTTATCCTTACGTACGCGCTATAATTTACGTTGTAGGATGCTAACGCCTCTCCGCTTGACGTGCCCGAAGAGAATGGATTAGAAATCACCTTCTACTGCGAACCTGGCAGCGGCACGGTTACGGTCATTCAGAGAATACCTGTGTAGCATATCATCTTTGTTGGCTGGCGAAGCACCCAGCGCAATCCGTTATTTTGAATATCGTGATTCTAAAGCAACAGGAGGTTGCCAACGAAGCATTACGACTCACAGGTCTATTCTACGTTCATTTTTGTTCCTTGCAGGGGTCAGTTACGAGGCTTAATCTACCCATTGGAGACCAATACAGGCTCTAACCAGATTCCTGGAACTCAACAAACGGTGCTGGGTGTAGCTGGCAGTGGTTGTGTCAGCCCGGAAggattttgtctgtttgttaagCTGGGACCATGAGATAACTTGTCGGAATATCAGCTCAGTCAGACATATATGGACGTGCCGTGTCCCCCGCAGCACGTGTCGATTTGGGGATGTCCAACAGCTCAAAGGACCAGCCTGTGTGTTTGACAATCGGCATTTTGTGGTTTTCGAAATCCTTTGTTGGCAGCAGGCCCGCAGATGTCCCCGACTAATTGTGTGATTCGGGGCCTGATTGAACAGCACTGGTAGCACACACTGTGGTCCCGTGCGCGCTGCCAGGAAATCTTCCCATCGCCGGTGAGACGCGTGCGTGGGAGGCAAGCCTGCGTTTGATTGCCAGTTAGCGTCTTGCTGGGGTGCCGGCACCTTCCTATTCTGTGCGCATTTCCTACGAAGGTACACACGAAAAAAGACATCATCGCCACTGGGAATCGTGACCTATACGGAGGGCACGTCTACGAATCGTGAGAGCGGGACGAATAGATATTCCTCCGCATTAAAACAAAGTCCATGGATACAAGAAACATCTCATCAGCATTACAACAGAGGAAGACATCTTTAGGCACGTGTGTGTACCTCAACATCggcactgaagtagccattttgGGCAAACCTATAGGCTTTAGTCTAGCCTTCAAACAACGGCATCAGCAGACATCATGGCGTTAAACGAGGTACGTGCATCATTTAATAACGGTGAGAAATTCTGTATCGCCATGGCCGCCTTGTACACACTTTTTGGATGTGTCGAAACTCTCATATGCCCTCGCCTGTGCAACTGCAGCGGGTCGTTTGAAAACGTTCACTGTAACGGGAAAGGTTTGACGAAAATACCTAGAGGAATCCCCGACTCAGTCCTGTACCTGAACCTACAGAATAACAACATCTCCAAAATACAGAGAGACCAGTTTGTTGATTTCGTGGACCTGAAAAATCTTCACCTTGGCGACAATCTGATTGGAAGGATCGAAGACGGTGCTTTAAACGGTCTGAACAATCTGCACATCTTGGAGTTATACAACAACAGGATAACCTATATTCCCAGAGGAACGTTCAGCGCCGTTACCAACCTTGAAGAGCTCTGGCTGAGGGGAAACCCTATCGTCTGTCTTGACGACTACGCATTCTCGCAACTGCCGAACCTGAGATATTTAGACATCGGAGAACTGCACGAGCTCAGGATAACCTCCGAGAACATGTTTGCCGGATTAAGTAGCTTGGTGAACTTGAACATGGCGGTAGCAAGTCTCTCCAGCGTGCCTTTTCTTACACACCTGAGCAACCTAGAACAGTTAGACCTGTCTGGAAACTCTCTCAAAACCATCAGTCAAAAGTCCTTCAGTGGACTAGACAGGTTAGAAAGACTGTTGCTCGTGTCGTGTCGTATAACGAGCGTGGACGTGAACGCTTTTGAAGGCCTGAAATCTCTGACGGTCTTGAACTTGTCTCACAACTCCTTGACCTATCTGCCGGAAGGTATTTTTGATATGACCCCTGCTCTGAGAAACATGAACCTTCAGCACAATCCTTGGAACTGCAGCTGTGATATGACGTGGCTTTTGGAGTGGATTCGCAGCAGCGAGCGTAACGTGACTTGTAACGACTGCGGCAAATGCAGCAACCCCCGCCGACTCAAAGGACAACAGCTCGTCAACTTGACAAAAGAGAGTCTCTCCTGTCCGGGTGGAAAGACGACGGTCGCAAacttgaaaatcaacatgacagAAGGAGGTGAGAAAGACCTGGAGTGCCTTACCGGACGAGACACCACCCAGATTTGGAAAACCGGTTCAACGATTAGATCCGGGTCCTTCCAGCTGAGTGTCAAGATATCCGGTGACGGTAGCGTCAATGTCACCGACGTCACCACAGACGGTTCCGGTATCTACGCATGCGGTAAAAGTAACTCTCGCCAAATCCTGTCTAGCGCGAGAATCACGTCCGTCGCGGCAGGTAGAATGGCACGTCTTCAATCAAGGGCAGCTAACTCTGATGCCGATGATGCCCAAGATTTAGGAGAGTGCAAAGTTCGCGAAGTAAGCGTAGATACCTGGGTCCCTAACGACGCTTCACAGACTCCCGAGCAAAAGGAAAACAGAAACGATAAAACGAGACCCACGCGAATCAACAATGGCGGCAACGTGATGGTGGATGATACAGATGGGTCAGAAACAAACACTACAAGTGACcacaaaatttacataattggCTCTATAGTTGGTGTGGTTGTGCTCGGCATACTGGTCTGGGGTGCGGTCATAGGTGCTCGCAAGAGTAGAGCCCGCAGAATTGCGCGaaggcagaagaagaaaaagaaggcaGAAAGAGAGTCCTGCTACGTGGCGTTTCGTAGCGACGAGGAACTCGATGTAAATGAAATCCCTCCTCCTGATGTGTTTAGTATTTACACAAACCAACACTATCAGGACTCCAGACATTCGGGCCTAAAGGCAGAGGCTGACGTCTTCTCCGGCCTTAAGGTAGAGACTGAAATATAAACGTTCTTTCTACTCTCTCTTCTTGCTAAGCAATTGTTATTTAGACAACAACTGTGATCTATGATGTGATCGCCATGTGACCCAAGACCCTACAAGCTCATAGATACATTGCTAAGAGCGAATTGGATTCTAGCTGTGAATTGAAAGATTATAAGTTGATTTGCGTGTATATAGTAGCATTGCCATGTTTTGGGTGTTTGTAAAACAGATGATAGAGTCGCTCGTGTAAGTGACAGACTAAATGTAATATTCACTTTGTAAATGATCTGTAAGTTATACAGTTGTGTGATTTTTTATGACTAAAAGATTGCCTTACTACAAAAATACTGTTGTACATGATACCAACTTGGCCAATACAAAAACGAAATGTGACTGTATATACAAAGGCAATCTGGCTAAAGACAATAGATTTAAgtttaatttccttttttatATCTGATATATATGCTCATTACTACCTGAGCCCCATGTTGACGCCAAGCTTATCTGTTATAATTACTCTAGAGGTCCGTTTCTATAGCATTGAAAATCTATCTACGTGGAAGAAGTTAAGTTTTAGACAAAAATCACTTTTAACCAACATTGGTACATACAAAGGCAATAATCTTTCAAAAAAATACCAGTCTGTATAAACATATAGTTCTATGTGAGTAGGTGGTGAAGATGTTGTTTTGGTTCACATGTGGGTATAGAGGCTTTGCGATTAACGGTATAGTGATGGAAGCATTTCTATAAGGTGACCTTATGGTTGTACCATGTATCTTTTTATTCCATCCACCAACATTCTGCAGAATGCGACTGTGTCACTCTCCTTTGTCAGATGAATAAGCCATAAGCACCTGTCTACTTTCATCAAGAAAATGCGTTACCAAGTGTAATATAGACTAAATAATAGTACAAAAAGTTGTcttttatgtgaaaaaaaatcctaTGAAAGACGGGATTGTTACAAATAAATAGGTTTTGGTACTGATATAAAGGATGCGGTGTATACTTGAAATTATTTCACTCTAAAGTCGATCCATTGGTCGTTATCACTGATTAAACCAAATTGCCTAGCCTGCACTGATCTTCGGGATTTGTGACGTCAGAAGGGGGTCAAAGGTAGCCAGAAGTCGATACCTTCCACCGTGCATACAAAGTACATTTTCCCTACCTGCAAGAAGGGAAGGATCTCAACGTTACCATCTACTAATAGTGTGAGTTATCCCATACTCAAAATCATGCTCAGCAATGTCCTACTATGACCCCTGTTTGTGCGCTGCAATGATGAGCTGTTTAATACAGCTTAAGGTCATAATCTCGTTTTCTAGAAAGTCCAGAATATTACCAAACAAAAAATGATGGGGCTGAACAGGTTCAAACTACATTAAGAGCGAACTTGGTAGATGCCAGTACACCAAAGGGAATTCTGAAATTGCATTCTCACATGGATCGCTGTACGTTCTCGCAGTGCCCTAATGGACCGTTACCACGCAACCGTGGATAAACATTTCATGCTGTTGGTCTGCAACGTTTTAGGAAGCAATTTATGCTGGTGGGAGATGGGAGCGGAACTGGGGCGAACCGACGTAAATTGGCGGTGAATGGCTATACTTAGGCAAGGGGAAAGAGAGCATGCACATCAATTTGAACTGCTGCTGCAAATGTTGGATCAAAATGCTTCGTTCTGTCCCAGGAGTAAGAAAGCCACTTTGGCCATCATTTCTGACCCTCCCTTAAGCATTCAGGTGCATTCACAACCGTTGCACAGTAAGgaaattatatgtatatatgatttCTATTCACGTTATGACATCGCAATGTCCTCTACTTTGTTGACGACCTTTATTTGCATTCAAGCTAATCAAAGCTTCCAAATAAAAAATATGGGATGTATACAGCTCAGAGACGAAAAGAACAGAATATTGTTTCAAAAAATTGCCGAAGAAACAAAACGTCTGTGCATGCTTGAGATACTTACCGTTCAAATACAAATTGAGACACCAACGTGGCGGTCAAAAGGGGCCTGTCCCATCGACATGCAAAGTCAGTGATAACGCTCTATATTCAGATTTGGCATAGCATGGCCGCGGTAATCTTTTATAAAGATAAGACATATGACAAATGCCTTTTGCAAAAGTGCCACAGCCACTGATTTCTTAACATAAATGTACCCGGAGGTAGTCACTTATCACTCACGATAGCCATCTCTCATTGGCAGGTCCTTTGGCGTTAGGCCGCCTTAACGGGCTCAGCGGTagacatatacacacaacaATGCTTGCAAAAGGTGACCTAGGCAATGTGACAGTGGTATAGCGTAGTAAACCCTGGACACAGCTGGGTTTGTGCCAATCTCTTCTGCCTAATTTTACATAATTGGATGCTACCTTCAAAATCATGTATAAGCTATTAAGTTAGTTAACCAATATCTCCAATAATGTCTTGACACAATGAAGACGTACATTGCTGACGACCTATCTACGCGTTTCTTGATAAGTCctttatacaacaatttttaTTATACATTATTTacactttatttttgtttgcaatGGCCAGCGGACAAAGGCTACATTTTATCACATAGAACTCAAAGCTTCATTCATCTTTATGGTTACCTAGTATTAAAGGGCAGTTATGTCCACAGGGTTGTATCACAAGCATGAACAGAGGCTTCTGCTTTGCCTCTATCTTCACAACCAGGCGCATTAGGGCAGAAAACGGCCTTAAGTTTAACCCACTTTCGTTGATCCTAGCATTACCCTAGCTCTAGTGATTAACGTTTCATCATTTGGTAGCTTAAGGACTTAAAGGAACCGTCTTTGAGGTGTGTCTCTTTAGATGTAtgtaaggccatactgatttgattatatgtatgATATCCTCTGGGCACTGCAAGGTTGATGCGCGCGGGCgacaaaaaataaaagttgtGTAAAAAATATTGCCTTTATTATCACATCTTCTTGGTCaggaagattttacaaaaacaaccAAACGactaagccaaaaatagttactcattagacaagcaactgtataaaatgttgaaacagtcaaacgtttcagacagcatccactgacGAATAACAGCGGAGGCCGTCTGAAATGTCtgcctgtttcaaaattttatctaatTTCTTGtcatgagtaactatttttggcgtatcttacaacctggatgtctaaccttcatcaacgaaccAAACGACTAACTTAccgaacatggtataccaaacaaacaaaatcgttatgttttttttttttttcatattcccTTGGAAGACTTTGAAAATCTTCTCACGGggctcaaaatgtattttgtgcaaGGATTAAGTTTATGACAGTAATGAGTACGTTTGAAATAGACATTAGCTTCCGTTCTccgatattttgtttttgatttacGCAATGGATGCTCATTTCGCAGCTTCtgtgtacgatttacagtatggttgcaaccttctttttttttggcaatGGACAAAaatgatgcgcgcgtggatgtgaTCCATAAAatgaagtcagtgtggcctaatgagGTATGTTATCCTGTGGCCTGGATATCTCTATTCCTGCAAATAAGTGGTATGCCCACGGGAAACCTCTGGGAACTGGTTTGGGGAGAACTCTTCTCATTTATCTTGGCTTCACATTCAGATAATGCTCATAGGAGATGGCTTTTTTATCTCTCGTCAACGCGATTCAATCTAATGAAAGCCACCTTGGTGACCGTTCGTCTTACTGCCTAATTCCGACTAATGGCTCCAGAAATGACCGCCGTACCACCTACCTTATCCCAGAGGTATCTTCGCATGCACTGTAATGATAATTAGGGGGGAAGAATGACATTTGGAACCGTTGCAAAACCATTTCTCACCACAACCGAACCATTTCAATCTGAACAGCCTGACGTAAATAAACTACAATATATCAGCATTAAGGTATTATTCAAAAGTTTTTTCCATACAAATATCTATTCCTGTGGATCTAACTCCCAGCATTATATGTTTTGTAGAAGAccacttttatttttattaatCACATAGCATCAGGTACCTTCTTTATTGCAAGATACTTTCTTCTGACAAATGGTGGCTTAAGCTTGGAGTGTTAAGGTATTCGGTATATTTGTATGCATCCAGCTCCCGTTCAGGTCTCTGACCCTCTCAATGCAATATGTATGTATGGCAGAACTCCAGGGTCTGTAAATCCCGTGGGTATTTCTGGCAAATCAACGGAAGTGCTCATGGTTGAAGCCGTTTCCTTGATTTCTTAGCATAAACATAGgttttcaaacggtatggtatTTATGTACACGAATAATTCTACTTGCCGTGTGCAACCCTAGGTTCCTCAATGCTGCTCGGTAATGGACTACCATTAAGAGATTCGTCAAGAAAGTCGAGGCAAATCGTCAACCTTTTGTACTGCTAATTGCCCTTCCTGGTCTTGCA
Protein-coding regions in this window:
- the LOC136441516 gene encoding leucine-rich repeat-containing protein 4C-like, with product MALNEVRASFNNGEKFCIAMAALYTLFGCVETLICPRLCNCSGSFENVHCNGKGLTKIPRGIPDSVLYLNLQNNNISKIQRDQFVDFVDLKNLHLGDNLIGRIEDGALNGLNNLHILELYNNRITYIPRGTFSAVTNLEELWLRGNPIVCLDDYAFSQLPNLRYLDIGELHELRITSENMFAGLSSLVNLNMAVASLSSVPFLTHLSNLEQLDLSGNSLKTISQKSFSGLDRLERLLLVSCRITSVDVNAFEGLKSLTVLNLSHNSLTYLPEGIFDMTPALRNMNLQHNPWNCSCDMTWLLEWIRSSERNVTCNDCGKCSNPRRLKGQQLVNLTKESLSCPGGKTTVANLKINMTEGGEKDLECLTGRDTTQIWKTGSTIRSGSFQLSVKISGDGSVNVTDVTTDGSGIYACGKSNSRQILSSARITSVAAGRMARLQSRAANSDADDAQDLGECKVREVSVDTWVPNDASQTPEQKENRNDKTRPTRINNGGNVMVDDTDGSETNTTSDHKIYIIGSIVGVVVLGILVWGAVIGARKSRARRIARRQKKKKKAERESCYVAFRSDEELDVNEIPPPDVFSIYTNQHYQDSRHSGLKAEADVFSGLKVETEI